From the SAR202 cluster bacterium genome, the window AACAAACAAACGAGATCATTGGGTAGGATTGTTGCGAGAAGCTGATATGGTTGCAGCTCCTGTGAACAGCATGTTAGAAGCTTCGGAAGATCCTAATATGATAGCTAATGGCTATGTACAAAAGATGACATATCCAAATGGTGAGACATTAAAAATTCATGGCACACCTTGGAAACTTTCTGAAACACCTAGTAAACCTGGTATAGCACCCGACCTTGGTGCTCATAACAAAGAGATACTTAATTCGTTGGGTTATGACGATCAGGCTATAGAAAATCTCAAAGAAATTAAAGCTATATAGGGAGCGAGTATGACAAATGCATCTGGAGCACTTTCAGGAGTTCGTGTTGTAACATGTTCTACTGCACAAGCAGGAACAGTTCCGTATATGCTTATGGCTGACCTGGGTGCTGAAGTTATTAAAATAGAAGTCCCTAATGTTGGAGACAACTCAAGAAAATCAGGAGACATCAAAAATGGAATTAGTTCCTATTTTGAAACTAATAATCGCGGGGTAAAAAGCATAACATTAAATCTTAAATTACCTGAGGCACAAAAGATTCTTCATGAATTAGTAGCTACAGCCGAAATATTTGGTCAAAATTTCAGACCAGGGGCAGCTGAGCGTTATGGGTTTGGTTATGAACAACTAAAAAAAATCAACCCAGCACTTGTTTATGCAAGCATTTCAGCTTATGGTCCAGATGGTCCTGATTCAAATTTAAAAGGTACTGATTCTGTTGGTCAAGCACTTGCCGGTGTCACTGAAGCTTTTTCTATACCTGGTCAACAAATGAGAACCGGAGTTGTTTCAATAGCTGATGAAACATGTGCAATAGTAACATTTGGTGGTGTACTTGCAGCACTCATTCATGCACGAGCAACAGGTCAAGGCCAAAAAATTGAAACCTCACTTATAGGAAGTGCTTTTCGATTAATGGGATGGACAATGGCAACGGCAATGTGGAGAAATCAACCCCCTATTACTGGAGCAAGAATAAATGGAAGTCGAGAACGTGCTGGAATTGCTGCATGTTTTAATGATGCAGATGGGAAACCATTAGCAATACAACTTGGTGCCAATGATTGGATTCCAGCTCTAAAGCTTCTAGGTTTTCATGAAACAATGGAGAAAAACGGATTAGCTGATCTTGGGATATCATTTGAATCTGATGATAAAAAAAATCAGATACTTAATCAATTATCAGAATTGTTTGCAACAAACAAACGAGATCATTGGGTAGGATTGTTGCGAGAAGCTGATATGGTTGCAGCTCCTGTGAACAGCATGTTAGAAGCTTCGGAAGATCCTAATATGATAGCTAATGGCTATGTACAAAAGATGACATATCCAAATGGTGAGACATTAAAAATTCATGGCACACCTTGGAAACTTTCTGAAACACCTAGTAAACCTGGTATAGCACCCGACCTTGGTGCTCATAACAAAGAGATACTTAATTCGTTGGGTTATGACGATCAGGCTATAGAAAATCTCAAAGAAATTAAAGCTATATAGAGCTTATACATGATTGTTGTTAGTATGTTTTTTCCAAACACAAATCAAACAAAATTTGATAATATTTATTATCGAAATTCTCATTATAAAATTGTAAGAAACCTTTTAGATCCTTTAGGTTTAGTTGAAATTGAAATGCTAGCAGGAGTATCGGATACTAGTCCAGAAACTCCGCCTAAATATCATGCTATTACTAATTTTAAGTTTAAATCTATTGAAAATGTCCATAATGCCTTCACGCAAACAGCCAAAACAATCATTATAGATAGCCAGAATTTCACAAACACTAAACCTCTTTTTCAAATATCCGAAATTATAGTATAACTCTCCTATTTCGAAGTTCAATGATATCTGATTCTAAGTAGCCTAGTTCTTGTAAAACTTTATCTGTATCTTCTCCTAGTTGTGGGGCGGCTTTTGTAGTGCTTATATGCTTATTATCTATTATCGCAGGGTGTACTGATTGTTTGATTTCTCCATACGTTGGCGATGTTACGGATATTTGCATTGAATGATCGGCTAAAAATTCATTTTCCATTAATTGTTTTGTAGTGTTAACTTTTTCACAATAACCACCATAGCTTCGTACTAATTTTATAATTTTATTTGAATTAATCTTTGATAAGTGTTTGATAAAATCTTCTTGCGATGATGATTTAGTTGAATTTTTGATCATATTAAAATTCTCTTGACTTTGGGCATCTATATATATCCAGGAATCACTACATTGATATAAACGTTTGTATTCATTAATTCCAAAATTATCATGCGTTGACTCCAATTCCCAAGGCTTATTGTCAATGAAGAAAAATTCTGCTGCTTGTACTGCCATAATTGTATTCATTAAGCATGTCTCAACATTATGAGATTTGCCTGTTTTGCTTCTATCCAATAAACCCAAACAGACTGACCATGCACCTAGTAAGGCCGCTGTATAATCAGATAAAGCTACTCGCATAAATGCTGGTCTATCTTCATTTTCAGATTGATAAATCATGCTTCCACTCATAGCTTGAAATAATGGATCAAATCCCGGGGTTTTATTATAGGGGCCAGTGGTCCCATATGCATTTATAGTGCAATATGTAATACTTTTGTTGTATTTAAGAAGGCTTTCATAATCTACATTTAATTTTTCTGCTACCCCGTAACGATAATTTTGAACAACACAGTCACTAATTTTAGAAATTTCATAAATAATGTCCTTACCTTCTTGGTGTTGCAAATTTACTGCTATTCCTCGTTTACTTCTATTCCATGTTTCAAATCCTGCAAGGGCCCTAAATCCATCTCCATCAAAAGATTCAACCTTGATAACATCTGCGCCTAAGTCAGCAAGTAATCCGGAACAATATGCTCCTGCAATATATCCAGCTAGATCAAGCACTCTAAACGATTGTAATAATTTATTATTCATTATTTCCATAAATTATATTCTTATCTTTAAAATGATTTATTTCTTTTTGCGTATATCCAATTTCTGTTAATATTTTATTATTATCAAAACCTGTAGGTTTAACTAGTGGGTTTATTTCAGTTTTCCCCCCATCAAAATATACGATGTTAGATATCTGTTTAGTATTTCCTAAGTTATTATTATTAAATGATTCAATTGTTTTATTATGTGACATTTGTTCATGGTTGATATATTCGCTTTTTGTTCCTACTTTGGCAAACGGTATATCTGTTAACTTCATGAATTCCTCCCAATATTCTAACGTCTTTTTCCTGAATATAGGTTCGAATATTTCTGCAAGCTCTAGATGATATTCAGCGGGAATTCCCCAGGGAGCATCAATAAACCTTTCGTCAATAACAAGTTCTTCAAGTTCTAGACCTATACACAATTTGTTCCAAAATGATGGATTTCCACCGGCTAGAAAAAACCAACCATCTTTGGCTTTAAATAATCTATATATAGGAACCCCTGCCCTTATTCCATCACGTATTATTGGCTTTCTTACCGGAAGGTTCATGCCCGTCATAAATTGAGCACTTTGCATAACCATAGCACTATGGGATAAAGAAATTTCAATTTTTTTACCTTCGTTATGGATTTCTTTCCATAAGAGAGCGGCAGTAATATGATAACTAGAATTAAAGGCTGCACCATAAGCCGCTGTAGGCACCCGTACAAATTCTGGTATTCCATCATCTCCCTGGTCGCCCATTAATCCAAAAGCAGCTCCAACTGAATATTCATTCCCGTGTCTTTCTTTATAAGGCCCTGTTGAAGAAAAAGGAGGAATAATACAATATATTATATTATCATTGTGATTTCGTACTGATTCATAATCAAGTTCATTTATTGAAAGTTCCGATTCAATACCATCAAGGATAATTACATCAGATATCTTAATAAGTTCAGATAAAATTGATTTGGAATCAGGTTTTTCAAGGTTGAGTGAAAATTGCTCTTTCCCACGGTTCCATAATTGATAACGAACATCATTTCTTGCATCTGTGTATTGATCAAATTCAAGTTTAATCACTCTAGCGCCCATATTTTGTAGCAACATAGAACAATATGGCCCCGCAATACCCTCTGAAGCATCTAAAATAACAATGTCATTTAGTACATTGATCACGTAATCCTCTTTAATAGAGATTTATAGTATTTGTTATTGGTATAATATATTGGTAATTTAAATGAATAATGA encodes:
- a CDS encoding CoA transferase; translated protein: MTNASGALSGVRVVTCSTAQAGTVPYMLMADLGAEVIKIEVPNVGDNSRKSGDIKNGISSYFETNNRGVKSITLNLKLPEAQKILHELVATAEIFGQNFRPGAAERYGFGYEQLKKINPALVYASISAYGPDGPDSNLKGTDSVGQALAGVTEAFSIPGQQMRTGVVSIADETCAIVTFGGVLAALIHARATGQGQKIETSLIGSAFRLMGWTMATAMWRNQPPITGARINGSRERAGIAACFNDADGKPLAIQLGANDWIPALKLLGFHETMEKNGLADLGISFESDDKKNQILNQLSELFATNKRDHWVGLLREADMVAAPVNSMLEASEDPNMIANGYVQKMTYPNGETLKIHGTPWKLSETPSKPGIAPDLGAHNKEILNSLGYDDQAIENLKEIKAI
- a CDS encoding EthD family reductase; protein product: MIVVSMFFPNTNQTKFDNIYYRNSHYKIVRNLLDPLGLVEIEMLAGVSDTSPETPPKYHAITNFKFKSIENVHNAFTQTAKTIIIDSQNFTNTKPLFQISEIIV